The DNA window AGACCGGGTTCGTCAAGAAGGGCCGCGCCTCGGCGGGGGTCCAACGGCAGTATTCAGGCACGGCGGGCAAGACGGAGAACTGCCAGATCGGCACGTTCCTGTGCTACGCCACGAGTCGGGGCCGGGCGTTGATCGACCGGGAGTTGTACCTGCCCAAGTCGTGGACCGGCGACCGGGACCGGTGCCGAGCGGCGGCGATCCCGGACGAGGTCGAGTTCGCCACGAAGCCGCAGCAGGCTCGGGCCATGCTGGAGCGGGCGATCACCGCCGGGGTGCCGTTTTCGTGGTTCACCGCCGACGAGGCCTACGGGCAGAACCCCGGCCTGCGGGGCTGGCTGGAGGAGCAGGACATCGCGTATGTGATGGCCACCCGATGCGACGACGAGGTGCCCTCCGGGTTGCATACCACCACCCGCGTCGATGAGCTGATCGCCAGAGTACGTGCGGGCGCGTGGCAGCGGCTGTCGTGCGGCGATGGCGCGCACGGACCACGCCGCTACGACTGGGCCCGGGTGCCGATCCGCCGCACCTTCGCCCACGGCCGCCGCGGCTGGGTCCTGGCCCGACGCTCGATCAGCGACCCTAGCGACATCGCCTACTACGTCTGCTTCGGCCCCGCGGCACCCGACTGCGGGAACTCGTGCGGGTCGCCGGTAGCCGTTGGTCGGTGGAGGAATCGTTCCAGACCGCGAAGAACGAGGTCGGCCTGGACCAGTACCAGGTCCGCCGCTACGACGCCTGGTACGGCCACATCACCCTGGCCATGGCCGCTGCCGCGTTCCTCGTCGTCACCCGCGCCCGCGAAGCCGCAAAGGGGGCACCACCGGCAGCGAGGGCAGCCTGATCCCGCTGAGCAGCAACGAGATCCGCCACCTGTTCGCCCACCTCGTCCTGACCATCCGCCACCACGCCAGCCACATCCTGCACTGGTCCAACTTCCGCCGCCTACGCCAGGAACAAGCCCGAGCCGCCCACTACCGCAAACGACTCGAACCGCCATAAGTCACGACCCGCCGTTGCAGTACTAGGCCCAAGGCCGGGTAGTTAGGCGGCGGGCGTGGCTGTCAAGCCGATGGGCCCGGGGGCGGTAAAAGCAACGGAACTCCGGTAGAACTGGCGGTCGACCAAGATCCACCGTTTCTGCCCGGGAGTTCCGTTGCCGGATCATTCTGCCCTGTCCCGCACTGTGGCCGCCATCACCCGCACTGTCCGGGTCGCGGCGGGAGTGTTCGCCCCGGGCCATCTCGGGGAACTCACCTCGATCGTGCCCTTTGAACTCGTCGATGCGGTGCTGGCCGAGACCGGTACGGTGCAGGCAAGACTACGGAACCTGCCGTCCCGGGTCGGGGTGTACTTCGTGCTGGCGATGTGCCTGTTCCCGGAGGTCGGCTACCGGCGGGTCTGGGCCAAGATGATCGCCGGGCTGGTGGGGCTGGTCGTGGTCGTCCCATCGGGTAAAGGGCTACGTGACCTGCGCCGCCGCGTCGGTCCCGCTCCGGTGAAGGCCCTCTTCGAGGTCCTCGCCGGGCCTCTCGCGCAGCCACACACTCCCGGGGTGCGGTTCGGCCGCTATCGCACGGTGTCCTTCGACGGTTGTACCTCCCAACGCACCGCCGACACCGCCCGCAACCGTGCCTGGCTCGGCAAACGCACCGGAAACGGCTACCCGGCGGTGGAGTTGATGACGCTGGTCGAGACCGGCACCCGCGGCATGCTCGGTGCGGTGTTCGGACCGACCGCCGAGGGCGAGACCAGCTACGCCAGCAAACTGCTGCATCTGCTGGATGCCGGCATGCTCGTGCTGTGGGACAAGGGCTTCGACTCCAACATGTTCCTGACCGCGGTCGCCGGCACCGGCGCCCAATTCCTGGGCCGGCTGCGCGGCAACCGCCGCCTGCCGGTCCTGGCCCGCCTCGACGACGGCTCATACCTGAGCGTCCTCAACCACGTCCCCGTCCGGGTCATCGACGCCACCGTCACCGTCACCTGCGCCGACGCCACCACCTACACCGGCGTCTACCGCCTCGTCACCTCCCTGCGCGACCCCCGCCGGCACCCGGCACACCGCCTGGTCGAGCTCTATCACCAGCGCTGGGAACACGAATCGGCGTACTACGCCCTGCGCCACACCATCCTGCACGGACGAATCCTGCGCTCCGGCGACCCGACCGGCATCCAGCAGGAACTGTGGGCACTGCTGACCGTCTACCAGGCGCTGCGCACCGCGATGGTCCACGCCACCGAAACCCGGCCCGGGACCGACCCCGACCGGGCCAGCTTCACCATCGCCCTGCACACCGCCCGGGAACAACTCACCAACGCCGCCGACGTCCTGCCCGAGAACACCGACCTCACCGGCGCTATCGGCCGCGCCGTCCTCGCTGAACTCCTCCCACCACGCCGAGCACGCACCAGCACCCGCCGCGTCAAATCACCACTGTCCCGCTACGCCAAACACCCACCCGGCAGACCCACCACCAACCAGAAGATCACCAACCTCGCCATCACCATCCACGACGACACCACCGAACCACTCCCACCACCCACACCATCCCCACCCCGCAAACCCCGCAAACCCCGCTTGACAGCAGCCGCAACGCCCTAACTACCCGGCCTTGCGCCTAGGCCGTGTCTCGTCGATCTTGGGCGAGGTCACGTAGCCAGATCTTCATCGTGGCGATGTCGACGGTGGCCCGGTACATGTAGTCGCGCTTGTCGTACCTGGTCGCGACCGCCCGGAACTGCTTGAGCTTGTTGAACGCCCGCTCAGCGGTGTTGCGCTGCTTGTAGCGCTCCCGGTCGAAGTTCGGTGGCCGGCCGCCGCGGGATCCCTTCTTGCGGCGGTTGGCCGCCTGATCGGCCTTGATCGGGATCGTGGCCTTGATGCCGCGGCGGCGTAGGTGAGAACGGATGGCCTTCGAGCTGTACGCCTTGTCAGCCAGGACATGCCCGGGGCGGGTACGCGGCCGGCCGACCCGGCGCGGGATCCGGGTAGCGGCCATGACCTGCGTGAAGCCGGTACAGTCGGCCCGCTGCCCGCACGTGGTGTGCCGGGCGATCGGACGGCAACGCCGGTCAGCGGCCAGGTGCAGCTTGGTGGTCAACCCGCCACGGGACCGGCCGAGGGCTTCCCTTCCGCCCTTTTCGTCCCTTGCGGCTTCCCCCTTTTCGGGTGATCAGCCGCTGAGGCGTGCCGCGCACCCGCCGCGTGCTGGTGCGCCCGGATCGAGGAGGTGTCCACCCCGACCGTCCACTCGTCGCCTTCCTCGGCGTCGCAGTCGATCCGCAACGCCGCGCAGATCCGCGACCAGGTGCCGTCCATCGCCCACCTGCGTTTCCGGGGTCTACTGCCGTTCTCGTGGGTCGGGTTCATGATCGTCCGGGTAGTGGTGGGCAGAGGCCGCCGCGGCGGAGGTTGGCCATGGTGATCAACGCTTTGGCGCTGTGGTAGCCGTAGGCCTGGCGGGTCAGCACGCGCAGGTGGACGTTGTTGGCCTCGATGCGGGCGTTGGACAGTCCGCTGTCGAGCATGTTGTGGATCGCGGGCAGGTGACGGCGGATCGTCTTGGCCAGCTTGACGAACGGGGCCAGCTTCGACCGGCTCGCCCAGCGTAGCCACGCCTGTAGCAGGAGCCTGCCGTCGGCGCCCTTGACCGCGATGATCTCCCGGAACTGTTCCTTGAGTAGGTACGCCCGGTACAGCGGCCGGTTGGTGGCCTGGATCGTGGCCAGGGTCGCCTTCTGCTTGTCGGTCAGGTTCGGCGGGTTCTTCCACAGCGCCCACCGGGCGTCTTTGAGGGTCTTGGACGCCTCGGTGCGGCCGCCTTTGCCGCCACGGGCGGTGTTCCACACCGCCCGGCGTACCTCGTCGAGGGCGTCGGTGACCCAGGCGACCAGGTGATAGGGGTCAAGGCAGCGGACCGCCTGCGGCGCCCGCTCGGCCACCACGTCACCGATCCAGGCGGCGGCGTCGGCCGACACGTGGGTCAGCGCCGCGGCCCGCTGCGCGCCCAGCTCGTCGAAGAACGCGGCGACGGTGGCCTTGTCCCGCCCGTCGGCGGCCCACACCAGGCGGCCGGTGTCGTGATCGACGACCAGGGTCAGGTAGCGCTGGCCCTTGCGGTAGGCGACCTCGTCGATACCGATCCGTTTGAGTCCGGCCAGTCGATCGGTGCCGGCGGCGGCAGCGTCGACGACCCGGCCGACGATGGCGACCACGCTGCGCCAGGCGATGCGTAGCAGCCCGGTCACCGCCGACGCGGACGTGCGCGCGGCCAGCCACGCCGCGGTGTCCTCGAACGCCGTGGTGAACCGGGCACCGTGACGCGCCCACGGCACCGCGATCACCGTCGGCCCGTGCTCGGCACAGTCGACCCGAGGCACGGCGGCCTCGATGACCACCCGCAGCGTGCCGAAGTCCAGGTGCCGCCACCGCCGCCTGCCCCAGCCGCGGTCGTACCACGGCGCGCGAGCCCGGCAGCGCCCGCAGCGACGCGCCGCGCCCTTGCGCGGCCGGGCAGAGATCACCAAGACCTCACCGTCGGTGTCGTCATCGAGGCGCACGCCCTCGACGACGGCCCGTTCCAGCCCTGCCTGTCGATGCAATACCCTGGTCAAACGCACGCCGTTTCCCAATCTTCAGTTTCTGACCTTCGACAAGCCAGAAACCTAGACGGGACACGGCGTGCCCTGTCGATCAGGGCGTCAACCCACCCACGAGAACATCACAAGAGCCGGATTACGGCCGCCCAGCAGCGCGGCGTCACCCCGTCGACCCTGCGGACCCTGGTCGCGCCGGTACGCCAGCTGGCCCGGTGGCTTGGCCGCCGGGGCGTGAACGCCTACGTCCTGCCCGCCGGGGTGCTGCCCAGACCCGCCCGTTACATCCCGCACATCTTCACCGACACCGAACTGGCGGCCCTGTTCACCCAGACCGACCGCTGCCACTACAGCTCGCAGGTCCCGCTGCGGCACCTGGCCATGCCGGTGCTGTTCCGCACGATCTACGCCTGCGGGCTACGCGCCTCCGAAGCCCGACTACTACGGGTCGACGACGTCGACCTCGACTCCGGCGTCCTACGGATCCGCAACGCCAAGGGCGGCAAGGACCGGCAGGTGCCCGTGTCCGCGCCGCTGCATGCCCGGCTCGTCGGCTACCACGCCCACGTCACCGCCCGCTCGGGCGGGGACTGGTTCTTCCCCGGCACGGCCGGAAATCCGCTGACGCTCGGCAACATCGACAAGAACTTCCGCCGGTTCCTATGGCAGGCCCGCATCTCCCACGGCGGTCGAGGCCACGGCCCCCGCGTGCATGACCTCCGCCATACTTTCGTCGTCAACAACCTGCGCTCGTGGTTCGCCCACGGCCACGACGTCAACGCCCTACTACCGGTCCTGCAAACCTACCTGGGGCATTCCTCGCTCGCCGACACCGCCTACTACCTGCGGCTGACGGCCGAGTCCTACCCCCACATCACCGCCCGGATCCAGCACGCCCTCGGCGACGTCGTCCCACCAGCCGCAGCCGGGCCAGGCCATGGCCACTGACTTCGCGGCCTTGCTGCACCGCTTCCTCACCACCCACCTGGCCGGGCTACGCGGCTGCTCACCCCACACCATCGCGTCCTACCGGGACACATTCAAACTCCTGATCGTCTTCTTCCGCGACGACCGATCCATCCCACCGGAGAAGCTCACCCTCAACCACCTCGACGCCACCGCGATCACCGAGTTCCTCAACTGGCTGCAGACCAGCCGGCACAACAGCGCGTCAACCCGCAACCAGCGCCTCGCCGCGATCAGCTCGTTCCACCGCTGGATGCAGACTCAGGACCCCACCCGGATGGCCCGCTGCCAGGACATCCTCGCCATCCCCGCCAAACGGCAGCCACAACCGGCCGTCAACCACCTGACCGTCGAGCAAACCCGCCGCCTGCTCGCCCAACCCGACCGGACCACCCGACCCGGCCGCCGCGACGCGACCCTGCTCGCCACCCTCTACGACACCGCAGCCCGGGTCCAGGAACTCGCCGACCTCACCGTCCGCGACATCCGCCTGCAACCACCCGCCCTGGCCGCCGTGACCGGCAAAGGCGACAAGACCCGCCACGTCCCCCTCACCGACAACACCACCACGCTCCTGCGCGCCTACCTCGCCGAGCACCACCTCGACCAGCCCGGCCGCGACGACCACCCGGTGTTCTTCAACCAGCACCGCAACAAACTCAGCCGCGGCGGGATCACCTGGATCATCCGCAAATAGCCAGACCCAGACCGCC is part of the Micromonospora olivasterospora genome and encodes:
- a CDS encoding IS4 family transposase, with product MPDHSALSRTVAAITRTVRVAAGVFAPGHLGELTSIVPFELVDAVLAETGTVQARLRNLPSRVGVYFVLAMCLFPEVGYRRVWAKMIAGLVGLVVVVPSGKGLRDLRRRVGPAPVKALFEVLAGPLAQPHTPGVRFGRYRTVSFDGCTSQRTADTARNRAWLGKRTGNGYPAVELMTLVETGTRGMLGAVFGPTAEGETSYASKLLHLLDAGMLVLWDKGFDSNMFLTAVAGTGAQFLGRLRGNRRLPVLARLDDGSYLSVLNHVPVRVIDATVTVTCADATTYTGVYRLVTSLRDPRRHPAHRLVELYHQRWEHESAYYALRHTILHGRILRSGDPTGIQQELWALLTVYQALRTAMVHATETRPGTDPDRASFTIALHTAREQLTNAADVLPENTDLTGAIGRAVLAELLPPRRARTSTRRVKSPLSRYAKHPPGRPTTNQKITNLAITIHDDTTEPLPPPTPSPPRKPRKPRLTAAATP
- a CDS encoding IS5 family transposase, whose product is MTTKLHLAADRRCRPIARHTTCGQRADCTGFTQVMAATRIPRRVGRPRTRPGHVLADKAYSSKAIRSHLRRRGIKATIPIKADQAANRRKKGSRGGRPPNFDRERYKQRNTAERAFNKLKQFRAVATRYDKRDYMYRATVDIATMKIWLRDLAQDRRDTA
- a CDS encoding ISL3 family transposase, producing MRLTRVLHRQAGLERAVVEGVRLDDDTDGEVLVISARPRKGAARRCGRCRARAPWYDRGWGRRRWRHLDFGTLRVVIEAAVPRVDCAEHGPTVIAVPWARHGARFTTAFEDTAAWLAARTSASAVTGLLRIAWRSVVAIVGRVVDAAAAGTDRLAGLKRIGIDEVAYRKGQRYLTLVVDHDTGRLVWAADGRDKATVAAFFDELGAQRAAALTHVSADAAAWIGDVVAERAPQAVRCLDPYHLVAWVTDALDEVRRAVWNTARGGKGGRTEASKTLKDARWALWKNPPNLTDKQKATLATIQATNRPLYRAYLLKEQFREIIAVKGADGRLLLQAWLRWASRSKLAPFVKLAKTIRRHLPAIHNMLDSGLSNARIEANNVHLRVLTRQAYGYHSAKALITMANLRRGGLCPPLPGRS
- a CDS encoding tyrosine-type recombinase/integrase codes for the protein MNAYVLPAGVLPRPARYIPHIFTDTELAALFTQTDRCHYSSQVPLRHLAMPVLFRTIYACGLRASEARLLRVDDVDLDSGVLRIRNAKGGKDRQVPVSAPLHARLVGYHAHVTARSGGDWFFPGTAGNPLTLGNIDKNFRRFLWQARISHGGRGHGPRVHDLRHTFVVNNLRSWFAHGHDVNALLPVLQTYLGHSSLADTAYYLRLTAESYPHITARIQHALGDVVPPAAAGPGHGH
- a CDS encoding tyrosine-type recombinase/integrase; its protein translation is MATDFAALLHRFLTTHLAGLRGCSPHTIASYRDTFKLLIVFFRDDRSIPPEKLTLNHLDATAITEFLNWLQTSRHNSASTRNQRLAAISSFHRWMQTQDPTRMARCQDILAIPAKRQPQPAVNHLTVEQTRRLLAQPDRTTRPGRRDATLLATLYDTAARVQELADLTVRDIRLQPPALAAVTGKGDKTRHVPLTDNTTTLLRAYLAEHHLDQPGRDDHPVFFNQHRNKLSRGGITWIIRK